Proteins co-encoded in one Nonomuraea helvata genomic window:
- a CDS encoding lactococcin 972 family bacteriocin — MRKTFKRSLVMVAAIGAVVLGGVSAAVAAEGTDEPTEGSVLMTPGDVSAQTVKRIGGGTWNYGTHVTNGYSDYLHNRKCHGSSTSSGHHYNADHDVAKGNWAQSKVWRDGSAGIKAFWTNTGNC; from the coding sequence ATGCGAAAGACGTTCAAGCGCAGCCTCGTGATGGTCGCCGCGATCGGCGCAGTCGTCCTGGGCGGGGTCAGCGCGGCTGTGGCCGCCGAGGGAACGGACGAACCCACCGAGGGATCGGTGCTCATGACCCCGGGTGACGTGAGTGCCCAGACGGTCAAGAGGATCGGCGGCGGCACGTGGAATTACGGCACCCACGTCACCAATGGCTACTCGGACTACCTCCACAACAGGAAGTGCCACGGCTCGTCCACGTCGTCGGGCCACCACTACAACGCCGACCACGACGTCGCGAAGGGAAACTGGGCGCAGTCGAAGGTCTGGAGGGACGGCAGCGCCGGGATCAAGGCGTTCTGGACGAACACCGGCAATTGCTGA
- a CDS encoding TetR/AcrR family transcriptional regulator → MARQRAFDREVALERALLSFWRHGYEATSVAELTAAMGIRPPSLYAAFGDKRRLFEEAVRRYQETYGAFTARALAEEPTGRAAIERVLRESAAEFASDSHPAGCLIITAAVNCGPESAEVQELLRGFREATKAALKARIDEDVAAGRLPADTDTAGLATFYAAVIQGMSTQARDGASHAALRRVATLAMSAWPATPSP, encoded by the coding sequence ATGGCCAGACAGCGGGCGTTCGACAGAGAGGTGGCGCTGGAGCGGGCGCTGCTCTCGTTCTGGCGGCACGGCTACGAGGCGACCTCCGTCGCCGAGCTGACCGCCGCCATGGGGATCAGACCACCCAGCCTGTACGCGGCCTTCGGCGACAAGCGCCGGCTGTTCGAGGAGGCGGTGCGGCGTTACCAGGAGACGTACGGGGCCTTCACGGCACGGGCGCTCGCCGAGGAGCCGACCGGGCGTGCGGCCATCGAGCGGGTGCTGCGGGAGTCGGCCGCCGAGTTCGCGAGCGACTCGCACCCGGCGGGGTGCCTGATCATCACGGCCGCCGTCAACTGCGGGCCCGAGTCGGCCGAGGTCCAGGAGCTGCTGCGGGGGTTCAGGGAGGCCACCAAGGCGGCGCTCAAGGCACGGATCGACGAGGACGTGGCGGCCGGGCGCCTCCCGGCGGACACGGACACGGCGGGGCTGGCGACGTTCTACGCGGCGGTGATCCAGGGCATGTCCACGCAGGCTCGCGACGGCGCCTCCCACGCGGCCCTCCGCCGCGTCGCCACCCTCGCCATGTCCGCCTGGCCCGCTACTCCCTCACCCTGA
- a CDS encoding SDR family NAD(P)-dependent oxidoreductase, protein MRTALVTGASRGIGRAIALRLARDGLRVAVNYAADEAAAKETVRLIEQDGGSAFAVQADLGRQEDVHRLAERVRGEADVLDVLVNNAGIGRSSSIAEETPEAYDRLFAVNVKGLFFLTQQLLPLIPDGGRIVNITSGVVRIAFPESIAYAMTKGAVQVFTLALAKELGPRGITVNNVAPGIIDTDVNAGWLRGNPEAEAYAASRHAVNRIGRVDEIANAVAFVASPEASFITGSTIDATGGGNL, encoded by the coding sequence ATGAGGACCGCCCTAGTGACGGGAGCCAGCAGGGGGATCGGCCGCGCCATCGCGCTCCGCCTGGCCAGGGACGGCCTCCGGGTGGCCGTCAACTACGCCGCGGACGAGGCGGCCGCCAAGGAGACCGTGCGCCTGATCGAGCAGGACGGCGGCAGCGCGTTCGCCGTACAGGCCGACCTGGGACGGCAGGAGGACGTGCACCGGCTCGCGGAGCGGGTGAGAGGTGAGGCGGACGTCCTCGACGTGCTGGTCAACAATGCGGGCATCGGCAGGTCCAGCTCCATCGCGGAGGAGACGCCGGAGGCTTACGACCGGTTGTTCGCGGTCAACGTCAAGGGTCTGTTCTTCCTCACCCAGCAGCTGCTGCCACTGATCCCCGACGGCGGCAGGATCGTCAACATCACCTCGGGCGTGGTCCGCATCGCCTTCCCGGAGAGCATCGCGTACGCGATGACCAAGGGCGCGGTGCAGGTGTTCACGCTGGCGCTGGCCAAGGAGCTGGGCCCGCGCGGCATCACGGTCAACAACGTCGCCCCCGGCATCATCGACACCGACGTCAACGCCGGCTGGCTGCGCGGCAACCCGGAGGCCGAGGCGTACGCGGCCAGCAGGCACGCGGTCAACCGGATCGGGCGCGTGGACGAGATCGCGAACGCGGTGGCGTTCGTCGCCTCGCCCGAGGCGAGCTTCATCACCGGCAGCACCATCGACGCCACCGGCGGCGGGAACCTCTGA